In the Arachis stenosperma cultivar V10309 chromosome 8, arast.V10309.gnm1.PFL2, whole genome shotgun sequence genome, GTTATAGTTGTTAAGCCACCCTGGGAGGTTTCCAGCACCGAAAAGACATAATTACCAACATGGATTAAGTAGAAATacacaaaatgaaaaaaaaaaaggtactACATTTAACACAattctaaaatattaaatttgtaaGTCTTTCATATTATTTACCCTTTATTTCTTCGTATCTTGTTTATTTGACTGCGTTTGTTTAAAAAATAGGACACTAAGATAAAGATATAAAGATACAAAATTATGTTTGGCTGATAAAATATAAACAGAAATATTATATTCAAAGATAttgaattaatatattatattcatCTTGATAGGAAAGATACTGAGACGCTAACaaaaaacataatttatttttttttcattatttttattaattttttataattatactttttattaatatatttttttctaaatttttttaataaaaaaataaaaataaattaaacttttataatttattttaatttattattaaataaaatataaaaacattaatttttgtatttttatttttttatgtcttaTTTTTATTGTGTTGTTTTGTCCCATTCTCAAAACCAAACGCAATTTTTGTGACTATTTTCTTCCgcgcccccccccccccccccttcctCTCCCCCTCTTGTTACTCGACAATAATCAATTTTTACAGAAACAACCACCTTTTGTACGATAGTACAAGGGATAGAGTAGGCTCAAGTCCTCTAAGAATAAAATTAGTAGGTAGTAGATGGGATAAATTCAGAATAGAAGGGGGTGTTTTGATAAATGATATAATGCTCATTTAATTTCAACAACAGAGGGGTTACAACTTAATCACAAGTAGGATAATGCAACGGTGCATGTACTACTACCAAGTCCCGATCTGACTTAAAATACAGGTAATTAAAGTGCAATGTATGTGGGTAGAAATTGAGCATCCAAAACTAGTACTAGAATTATTCATCACTTATATTTCAGATAAGATGGCGATGACGAAGTCATGTATGGAAAGATGGTTCAAGCAGCAGCAGCAACATGCTTGGTGATAGTGGATTGAAGTTCGTCCTTCTTAGCGCCAACGACCTTGTCTACTAATTTACCTTGTTTGATGAAGAGGAAGGTTGGCATTGCCTCAATTCCCCACTCCTTAGCCACAGTCTTCAATTCATCCACATCCACCTTCAGGAACGCCACATTTGTGAACTTCTTAGCAAACTCCGCCACAATTGGGGCAATGAAGCGGCACGGCCCACACCAAGAAGCTGTGAAATCCACTACAACCTGCCCAAAATGTACCATAACattattagaaataaataaccAATTATATATGGATACATGAACAAGGGAACAATAATTACGAACCAGTTTGTTGGAGTCTTCTGCCTTCTTGAGCTGATCCTTCCACTCATCCACGCTGTGGCAACCGATCACTACTCCTTCCTCCGCcatttttcctcttcttctcacAACAATTGgattctcttctcttcttttcttttcttttctgtcGATAAGATGATTCCGGCACAAGCTGTGTGccttctatatatatattcgAAAATTCAACACGTTCCACACGCGCTCTCTGTTTTGGACACGCTGCGTCATGGGTGAACGCAGAGGAAGCCAATGTGAATACGACACATTCACATTAAACATTATTATCTCATctgcttcttttcttttcattaaaTTTAGTGGTTGGTCGGCTTTATTTTTTTGGTCGGCTTTAGTTTATTCAATCATTTGAGTTAATCTATTTCGTTCCAACAAAAACATAATTTACTATCAATATCATCAATTTCAGATGGGATCTAAAAACATCGTAACATCCGTGTCCATAAATAATACATGTCAGATTTTTTGCAACAAAATTTCAAGAGGTATATGTCCATGAGTAAACATTCAGTTCATAGCCCATGATTAGTGTACTGTCGTGTTGCAATTTTCTCTTGGTTTGTTTTGGGCCTTCTAGCCTCCAACGTAGCCCAAATATAAATAATTCTGAAAGTGACGAGTGGGGATTCCCACGTGGAATATGCAGAACCACACGGAGCCGATTATCCCATCCACACAAAGTGAGGCTTCCGCTTAAACCACCAGATTTTGGAAAATCTATCTACTCTGCTCTCAACAGTCAActggatattttttttttatttttatttccagAGATGAGAAGCACTAGAACGAAGTGCAGTGCGCAACAGTGTCGCCTGACTAGTAATTAGTAATTACAGACACTTATCACACTAATCAATCACTAAGCCAGAGAGGGTGCGGTGGACTGGATTGGAATGGAAATGGTTATGTGGCAACAAGAACAAGCAATGCTAACCACATAGGCCATTCGATTAACTAACGCCAATCAATTATCCTTCATTTATTCCTTTATTCCAAAAGTCCAATTTGGAAAAACAAGGAAGAGCCGAACATGGCATTCCTACACTTCATCCCTTCACCTTCTTCTTCGTCAAACAACCCCTCCTTAAACCCCAACGCACCACTCTCTTCATTCCGTTACTGCAACAACCCTAACTTCCCACCAAAACCGCACCACCTCCATGTCGCCAACCGCCGCCGCCGCAAACTCCTCTCTCTTCTCCGCTGCTCTGCCTCCTCCTTCTCCGAGAAGCACCACACCAACTCCCCCAAGTCCGACGACGTCGTCGAGCTCCCACTCTTCCCTCTCCCACTCGTCCTATTCCCCGGTGCCATCCTCCCTCTTCAGATCTTCGAGTTCCGCTACCGCATCATGATGCACACTCTCCTCCACACCGATCTCCGCTTCGGAGTTATCTACACGGACGCCGTCTCCGGCACCGCCGAAGTCGGCTGCGTCGGCGAGGTCATAAAGCACGAGCGCCTCGTCGATGACAGGTTCTTCCTCATCTGCAAGGGCCAAGAGCGGTTCCGCGTCACCAAGGTTGTGAGGACCAAGCCCTATTTGGTGGCGGAGGTGACGTGGCTGGAGGATAGGCCTTCGTCGGCGTCGGAGGACCTTGACCTGGAGGGGCTTGCCGGCGAGGTGGAGACTTTCATGAAGGACGTAATTCGATTGTCGAATCGGTTGGGCGGGAAGCCTGAGAAGGAGGTTGGGGATTTGAGAAGGAACCTGTTTCCGACGCCGTTTTCGTTCTTCGTTGGGAGCACCTTCGAGGGCGCACCCAGAGAGCAGCAGGCTTTGCTGGAATTGGAGGACACGGCGGCGAGGTTGAAGAGGGAGAAGGAGACACTGAGGAACACACTCAACTACCTCACTGCTGCTTCTGCGGTCAAAGATgtcttcccttcttcttcctcttcctcttgaGATCGCATAGTCTTAAACAAGTTAGTTCTTTAGTTAAACAAGGAGTGTGATTAATTATAGTTAGAATATTCTCTTTCTCTCCTTATATATATTGGCTGCAAAGGGCAAAACGCCAAGCTATTATTGCATATGTTCTGTTTTGCTCTGAAACCAACACCACCATGAACGTATTGGAAAAatctgtaaattttttttggttataTTTTTCCTTTCCTTTATATCCTTAATCATCCTGCCTTAAAAGTTGTTTTGATTTTGTGATGCATGTTAAACAGAATAATAAATAcaattattgtatttgtatgaacCAAAGGAGGAGGAAAATCAATCAGACGTATGATATAAAACTACACTAGTTCTTCTTGTTTGTAATTAAGACATGCTAACAATAGTGTTAAATAACAAGAAACTAATACTTGAAACCATAATGGGATTTCATCACAGGCAAGAGTTATTAAATCAATTTAGCAACTGTACAGCTACAGGCTAATGGGATTATCTTTACCATCCGGTTAATTTTGAATCAGCTATCTGGCGTTAATATTGCTATCTGAAACTGACAGCATTAGATTATCTTTTAGAGTAGTTTGCTGCTGATGTATATAGCCAAATAGGACTACTGCTTGTTAGCAACTGCCACATCAGTTACTATATTATAGGTGACTCTGGTAGTAGCAATCTGTCATGTTAGCTTGTAACAAGTCTCGATAACAATGTTGATTGTTGAAATATGCTAAGGAAATAACTGCTATTGGCAATTTTCATAATCTTTTTGGTTACATTGCTTCATGGATTCATCATTGATTTTAGTTGTTTATCAAACACATAATCCCCGTATGTATGCCGATATAAATGTTCTTCCTGGTTAACCTTGTATGACTTCTTGCAAACATTATTGGCTACTGAGTGTTGTTGCAAGGTTGCTAAAAGTCTAAGGATGGTTTTAAGGTTATTGTTTGCGTTATAGTTGAATACCCTCTGTAATAGTTGACCTTAAATGAAATGATAATTCTTAAATCCTTCATGTTAATTTCTGTGATTGAGCTGTATTAGTAATAATGCTCTTCGCTTTGCAATCTCTTCACCCATATGCTCAATGgattacttatttatttattttaatatatttgctTCAGAGATTTTAGTCACAGCACATTTGGCAAAGGCCAAAACAAATAGGGACAAAGGGAGTAAGATGAAAGGTCAATTACATAAAGAATGTTTTTTTGTTAGGAAACAAATCATTAAGTTAACAACTAACTATTAACGATATTAGCATGATTTGTTTGGAAGAAAAGGTTATTAACCGCTTTGCCGTCCAGCGAGAGTAAATTTTGGCAATCAACAGAAGTCTAGAACATACAGAATTTTGGCAACTTGCATTTAGTTTACTGTATGAGTTATGACATATTACCAATTAAAAGGGATTGTAAGGGCAAGTATAATGTCTTATACTCACAAGAATTACCTCCCTGCATGTATTTTCACCAAGACGAAGAACAATTGCTTTAATTTATCCAAGTTGTTCTTATATGGTAAGAGCTCCGAGGTATATCTCGTCTTAGAGGGAATCGAGTTTGTCTCTTATACTTTGGCAAGAAAAATAACACCAAGGTAGATACCTGCAAAAGATAATTCTACGCTCAAGTTAGTATGAGAAGTATATCAGAATAGTAAAATTAGGAGATAAAGGATAATTTATATAgagattaaattataattacatTGATGTTATGACCATTTGATAATTTAGTCATGATAATCATT is a window encoding:
- the LOC130944397 gene encoding thioredoxin H-type-like, whose translation is MAEEGVVIGCHSVDEWKDQLKKAEDSNKLVVVDFTASWCGPCRFIAPIVAEFAKKFTNVAFLKVDVDELKTVAKEWGIEAMPTFLFIKQGKLVDKVVGAKKDELQSTITKHVAAAA
- the LOC130944396 gene encoding uncharacterized protein LOC130944396 — translated: MAFLHFIPSPSSSSNNPSLNPNAPLSSFRYCNNPNFPPKPHHLHVANRRRRKLLSLLRCSASSFSEKHHTNSPKSDDVVELPLFPLPLVLFPGAILPLQIFEFRYRIMMHTLLHTDLRFGVIYTDAVSGTAEVGCVGEVIKHERLVDDRFFLICKGQERFRVTKVVRTKPYLVAEVTWLEDRPSSASEDLDLEGLAGEVETFMKDVIRLSNRLGGKPEKEVGDLRRNLFPTPFSFFVGSTFEGAPREQQALLELEDTAARLKREKETLRNTLNYLTAASAVKDVFPSSSSSS